The following coding sequences lie in one Anomaloglossus baeobatrachus isolate aAnoBae1 chromosome 7, aAnoBae1.hap1, whole genome shotgun sequence genomic window:
- the EMP2 gene encoding epithelial membrane protein 2: protein MLVVLAFIIIFHITSMVLLFIATIDNAWWVGNNYYVDIWRTCMNSTTSTPCTDITSDNNSFQAIQTIQATMILATILCCIGLLSFVLQLFRLKQGERFVLTAIIQMLSCLCVMIAASIYTSMHEDFHPNLGLKDGTFGYSFILAWIAFAFTFINSIMYLILRKRK from the exons ATGTTGGTCGTGTTGGCTTTTATTATCATTTTCCACATAACCTCCATGGTATTGCTATTCATCGCTACAATAGACAAT GCCTGGTGGGTCGGAAATAACTATTATGTGGACATCTGGAGGACCTGTATGAACTCTACTACATCTACACCCTGTACAGATATTACAAGCGACAACAATT CTTTTCAGGCTATCCAGACCATCCAGGCGACCATGATCCTGGCCACCATTCTCTGCTGTATCGGACTCTTGAGCTTTGTTCTCCAACTGTTTAGGCTTAAACAAGGAGAGCGATTTGTGTTGACTGCTATCATCCAGATGCTGTCAT GTCTGTGTGTCATGATCGCTGCCTCAATCTACACTTCCATGCATGAAGACTTCCATCCGAATTTAGGCCTAAAGGACGGCACATTCGGATACTCCTTCATTCTAGCTTGGATTGCCTTTGCCTTCACCTTCATTAACAGCATCATGTACTTGATACTTAGAAAGCGTAAATAA